The following coding sequences lie in one Labrus bergylta chromosome 5, fLabBer1.1, whole genome shotgun sequence genomic window:
- the tamm41 gene encoding phosphatidate cytidylyltransferase, mitochondrial codes for MTLPALHTTGVLYRRILSQFPQDISLAFAYGSGVFKQHGTNQGQMEKNMLDFVFAVDDPVTWHTMNLLQNRKHYSILKLLGPTMISSVQNEHGASVYYNTLVPVDGRIIKYGVISTESLINDLMHWKTLYVAGRLHKPVKMLMQGENGKLRAALVANLKSAVTASFLMLPESFTEEDLFLQIAGVSYAGDFRMVIGEDKSKVANIVKDNIQHFRILYSNILRDCPQVVYKPQQGKLEVDKSPEGQFIQLMALPRTLQQKITKLVDPPGKNRDVEEILLQVAQDPDCGAVVQQGISSIVKSSSITQSIKGIATAGVWKTVSYSSKKLIKMWRGWRRKPSVSQMS; via the exons ATGACTCTCCCCGCTTTGCACACCACCGGCGTGCTTTACAGGAGGATTTTGTCACAGTTTCCTCAGGACATTAGTCTAGCTTTTGCCTATGGATCTGGCGTTTTCAAACAGCACGGCACCAACCAAGGTCAAATGGAG AAGAACATGCTTGACTTTGTGTTTGCGGTGGACGACCCAGTGACATGGCACACCATGAATCTGCTGCAGAATCGCAAACACTACTCCATCCTGAAGCTTCTTGGACCCACAATGATCAGCTCTGTACAAAATGAACACGGGGCTTCGGTATACTACAACACACTGGTGCCCGTCGATGGAAGG attATCAAATACGGTGTGATAAGTACAGAGTCTCTGATAAATGACCTGATGCACTGGAAGACCCTGTATGTGGCCGGACGTCTACATAAACCG GTGAAAATGTTGATGCAGGGTGAAAATGGAAAGCTCCGTGCGGCCCTGGTGGCCAACCTGAAAAGTGCCGTGACAGCCTCCTTCCTCATGCTGCCTGAGAGCTTCACTGAGGAGGACCTCTTTCTGCAGATAGCTGGTGTCTCGTATGCAG GGGATTTCCGAATGGTGATCGGAGAAGACAAATCCAAGGTGGCGAATATCGTCAAAGACAACATTCAGCATTTCCGAATTCTGTACAGCAACATCCTGCGGGACTGCCCTCAAGTGGTTTACAAGCCCCAACAAGGAAAACTAGAG GTCGATAAAAGCCCAGAGGGTCAGTTTATCCAGCTGATGGCGTTACCTCGGACCCTCCAGCAGAAGATCACAAAACTGGTCGATCCCCCAGGGAAAAACCGAGATGTGGAGGAGATCCTGCTGCAGGTCGCCCAGGACCCAGACTGTGGAGCTGTCGTACAGCAAG gtATTTCATCTATTGTGAAATCATCCAGTATAACACAGAGCATCAAAGGCATTGCTACAGCTG GAGTTTGGAAGACGGTGTCGTACAGCTCCAAGAAGCTGATAAAGATGTGGAGGGGTTGGAGGAGGAAGCCGTCTGTCTCGCAGATGTCCTGA